One part of the Phragmites australis chromosome 3, lpPhrAust1.1, whole genome shotgun sequence genome encodes these proteins:
- the LOC133913692 gene encoding uncharacterized protein LOC133913692: MGSLMAGWDSPVLGDDSQVRARRNRSLTMEEVDAFWKQRRKPEDGGEAASPFGSPGTESPFGSLEKARSLPSPLARGIKAKAGPSSPAALLVEGFPGDDGGGAGESPSKSRDWWTRSNWAFLNEPPQEEASGRDQNYTPQFHVARIATGNNTSVQVE, from the exons ATGGGTTCTCTGATGGCAGGCTGGGACTCGCCGGTTCTGGGTGATGACAGCCAAG TTCGCGCGCGGAGGAACCGGTCGCTGACTATGGAGGAGGTGGATGCGTTCTGGAAGCAGCGCCGGAAGCCTGAGGACGGCGGCGAGGCCGCCTCGCCCTTCGGCTCCCCCGGCACG GAGAGTCCGTTCGGCAGCCTGGAGAAGGCGAGGTCTCTGCCGTCTCCCCTGGCCCGCGGCATCAAGGCCAAGGCCGGCCCGTCGTCACCGGCGGCCCTCCTCGTGGAGGGCTTCcccggcgacgacggcggcggcgccggggagAGCCCCAGCAAGAGCCGCGACTGGTGGACGAGGAGCAACTGGGCGTTCCTGAACGAGCCGCCGCAGGAGGAGGCGTCCGGCAGGGACCAGAACTACACGCCGCAGTTCCACGTCGCCCGGATCGCCACCGGCAACAACACATCCGTGCAGGTCGAGTAG
- the LOC133913693 gene encoding uncharacterized protein LOC133913693 isoform X1, whose product METAFFSAASLFHGDDSDDDRDEMQVGAEGEKQALEYAERAHDFPGMKLSVREFSCHELNANLLWPGTFSFATWLVKNRSILEGQRILELGSGTGALAIFLRKAFGVDVTTSDYDDKEIEENIAYNCRANNLDVLPHIRHTWGDPFPVSRPDWDIVIASDILLYVKQYENLVKTVSFLLKEYKQTSQKAVCTTITDKSGTEVATKSPMFLMSWRRRIGKDKSLFFTGCEKAGLEVQHLGDLVYLIDSH is encoded by the exons ATGGAGACCGCCttcttctccgccgcctccctcttCCACGGCGACGACAGCGATGACGACCGAG ATGAGATGCAGGTCGGCGCTGAGGGAGAGAAACAGGCGTTGGAGTATGCGGAGAGAGCCCACGACTTCCCTGGCATG AAACTGAGTGTAAGGGAATTCTCGTGTCATGAGCTAAATGCCAACCTGCTATGGCCTGGGACATTTTCATTTGCTACATGGCTGGTTAAGAATCGATCAATTTTGGAGGGACAACGGATCCTGGAATTAGGAAG TGGGACGGGAGCTCTGGCGATCTTTCTGAGGAAGGCATTTGGGGTGGATGTCACAACCTCTGATTATGATGACAAGGAAATTGAAGAGAATATAGCTTACAACTGCAGAGCTAATAATTTGGATGTGTTACCTCATATCAGAC ACACATGGGGTGATCCATTTCCAGTTTCCAGGCCAGATTGGGATATTGTTATTGCCAGTGATATTCTACTCT ATGTTAAACAGTATGAAAACTTGGTAAAGACAGTATCCTTTCTTTTGAAAGAATACAAGCAGACCAGCCAGAAAGCTGTCTGCACAACCATCACAGACAAATCAG GAACAGAAGTAGCTACAAAATCTCCTATGTTTCTGATGAGCTGGCGCAGAAGAATCGGCAAGGACAAATCGCTTTTCTTCACAGGATGTGAAAAGGCTGGCCTGGAGGTGCAGCATTTGGGTGATCTTGTGTACCTCATCGACAGTCACTGA
- the LOC133913693 gene encoding uncharacterized protein LOC133913693 isoform X2 — MTTEIQDEMQVGAEGEKQALEYAERAHDFPGMKLSVREFSCHELNANLLWPGTFSFATWLVKNRSILEGQRILELGSGTGALAIFLRKAFGVDVTTSDYDDKEIEENIAYNCRANNLDVLPHIRHTWGDPFPVSRPDWDIVIASDILLYVKQYENLVKTVSFLLKEYKQTSQKAVCTTITDKSGTEVATKSPMFLMSWRRRIGKDKSLFFTGCEKAGLEVQHLGDLVYLIDSH; from the exons ATGACGACCGAG ATTCAAGATGAGATGCAGGTCGGCGCTGAGGGAGAGAAACAGGCGTTGGAGTATGCGGAGAGAGCCCACGACTTCCCTGGCATG AAACTGAGTGTAAGGGAATTCTCGTGTCATGAGCTAAATGCCAACCTGCTATGGCCTGGGACATTTTCATTTGCTACATGGCTGGTTAAGAATCGATCAATTTTGGAGGGACAACGGATCCTGGAATTAGGAAG TGGGACGGGAGCTCTGGCGATCTTTCTGAGGAAGGCATTTGGGGTGGATGTCACAACCTCTGATTATGATGACAAGGAAATTGAAGAGAATATAGCTTACAACTGCAGAGCTAATAATTTGGATGTGTTACCTCATATCAGAC ACACATGGGGTGATCCATTTCCAGTTTCCAGGCCAGATTGGGATATTGTTATTGCCAGTGATATTCTACTCT ATGTTAAACAGTATGAAAACTTGGTAAAGACAGTATCCTTTCTTTTGAAAGAATACAAGCAGACCAGCCAGAAAGCTGTCTGCACAACCATCACAGACAAATCAG GAACAGAAGTAGCTACAAAATCTCCTATGTTTCTGATGAGCTGGCGCAGAAGAATCGGCAAGGACAAATCGCTTTTCTTCACAGGATGTGAAAAGGCTGGCCTGGAGGTGCAGCATTTGGGTGATCTTGTGTACCTCATCGACAGTCACTGA
- the LOC133913695 gene encoding SPX domain-containing protein 4: protein MKFGKDFRNHLEETLPAWRDKYLAYKALKKLIKNLPSPEGDAALPLPPPPAAGGGEGVGDGSVALGNWFARILDMELHKLNDFYMEKEEWYVIRLQVLKERIERVKAKKNDAFTSKSAFTEEMLEIRKDFVIIHGKMILLQTYSSLNFAGLVKILKKYDKRTGGLLSLPFTQRARHQPFFTTEPLTRLVRECEANLELLFPVEAEVLEPGSSAKLEQRDDVARHDPTSSCNVETSDVYRSTLAAMKAIQGLRRASSTYNPLSLSRFFHGEDGEACSGAITSESSLSDSSTDSQIQDAEKDDKEVQSREQNAARREHNAEGQPHDE from the exons ATGAAATTCGGGAAGGATTTCCGGAACCACCTGGAGGAGACTCTGCCGGCGTGGAGGGACAAGTACCTCGCCTACAAGGCACTCAAGAAGCTCATCAAGAACCTGCCGTCCCCCGAAGGCGATGCCgcgcttcctcttcctcctccccccgccgccggcggcggcgagggagtcGGGGACGGGAGCGTCGCCCTGGGGAACTGGTTCGCCAGGATCCTCGACATGGAGCTCCACAAGCTCAACGATTTCTACATGGAGAAGGAGGAGTGGTACGTCATCCGGCTCCAG GTGCTCAAGGAGAGGATTGAGAGAGTCAAAGCTAAGAAGAATGATGCTTTTACATCCAAGAGTGCATTCACTGAAGAGATGTTAGAGATACGTAAAGATTTTGTGATCATACATGGCAAGATGATTCTTCTGCAAACCTACAGCTCCCTAAATTTTGCTG GACTAGTGAAGATACTGAAGAAGTATGACAAGAGAACAGGCGGTCTGCTGAGCCTACCTTTCACTCAACGTGCTCGTCACCAGCCATTTTTCACAACTGAACCTTTAACAAGGCTTGTTCGAGAATGTGAGGCTAATCTTGAACTCCTTTTCCCAGTCGAAGCAGAAGTACTTGAGCCTGGTTCCTCTGCAAAGCTGGAACAGCGCGACGATGTGGCTAGACACGATCCAACATCATCTTGCAATGTGGAAACCTCAGATGTATACCGAAGCACACTGGCAGCAATGAAAGCTATACAGGGTCTTCGGAGAGCCAGCTCTACTTACAACCCCCTGTCTCTGTCTAGATTCTTCCATGGCGAGGACGGGGAAGCCTGTTCTGGCGCCATCACTTCTGAGAGTTCACTTTCAGATTCCTCGACAGACTCCCAGATTCAAGATGCTGAAAAGGATGATAAAGAGGTGCAATCTAGGGAGCAGAATGCTGCTCGAAGGGAGCATAATGCAGAAGGCCAGCCACACGATGAATAA
- the LOC133913694 gene encoding uncharacterized protein LOC133913694: MEWESAAYTAAALVCAAAATVVALVHIYRHLLHYAEPIYQRFIVRIIFMVPVYSVMSFLSLIFPDSAIYFNSIREIYDAWVIYNFLSLCLAWVGGPGSVVVSLSGRTLKPSWFLMTCCFPAIPLDGRFIRRCKQGCLQFVILKPILVVITFILYAKGKYEDGNFSVNQSYLYITIIYTISYSMALYALALFYAACRDLLRPYNPVPKFIIIKSVVFLTYWQGVLVFLAAKSRFIKNAEKAADLQNFVLCVEMLIAAIGHLFAFPYKEYAGANARPSGGFRGSLLHALKFNDFYHDTVHQFAPTYNEYVLYNHNEGDNAQTKYPSGSAVPSGQGVELAGIAVVASNSPVTSSVSSNQADQEETMTTPIKDKVDPPGGLYDLTDLLDVDLSTYPAKVPAISDVRKQ; this comes from the exons ATGGAGTGGGAGTCGGCGGCGTACACGGCGGCGGCGTTGGTGtgcgccgcggcggccaccgtgGTCGCGCTCGTCCACATctaccgccacctcctccactaCGCCGAGCCAATCTACCAGCGATTCATCGTCCGCATCATCTTCATGGTCCCG GTATATTCAGTGATGTCATTTCTTTCCCTTATCTTCCCCGACAGTGCAATATATTTTAATTCTATTCGAGAGAT CTATGATGCTTGGGTCATCTACAATTTCCTTTCACTATGTTTGGCATGGGTGGGAGGTCCTGGTTCTGTGGTTGTAAGTTTGAGTGGCAGAACCCTGAAGCCATCATGGTTTCTGATGACTTGCTGTTTTCCAGCTATTCCTCTAGACGG GCGTTTCATACGAAGATGCAAACAAGGCTGCTTGCAGTTTGTGATTCTTAAGCCTATTTTGGTTGTTATTACCTTCATACTTTATGCTAAAGGAAAATACGAAGATGGCAACTTCAGTGTCAACCAATCCTATCTGTACATAACTATCATATACACAATCTCATACTCAATGGCGTTATATGCCCTTGCATTGTTCTATGCGGCATGCAGAGATCTACTTCGGCCATACAATCCTGTCCCAAAATTCATCATTATCAAATCAGTTGTGTTTCTCACATATTGGCAG GGTGTCCTGGTTTTCCTTGCTGCAAAATCTCGATTTATCAAGAATGCTGAAAAAGCCGCTGATCTCCAGAACTTTGTATTGTGTGTTGAGATGCTCATAGCAGCCATCGGGCACCTATTTGCCTTCCCTTACAAGGAGTATGCGGGTGCCAATGCCCGCCCTTCTGGTGGTTTCAGAGGAAGCCTTCTCCACGCTTTGAAGTTTAATGATTTCTACCATGACACTGTTCACCAG TTTGCGCCTACCTATAACGAATATGTGCTCTACAATCACAACGAGGGAGACAATGCACAAACAAAGTATCCTTCAGGGAGCGCCGTGCCAAGTGGGCAGGGTGTAGAGTTGGCTGGCATCGCCGTGGTGGCTTCAAATAGTCCAGTGACATCAAGCGTATCATCCAACCAGGCAGATCAGGAAGAAACAATGACCACTCCAATCAAGGACAAAGTCGACCCTCCTGGAGGACTTTACGACCTCACAGACTTGCTCGATGTGGACTTGTCTACCTACCCAGCCAAGGTTCCTGCAATTTCAGATGTAAGAAAACAATGA